One Micromonospora eburnea genomic region harbors:
- a CDS encoding C40 family peptidase: protein MPPDRHARRHPPLRPTGARRIVRRLLTLVAAAAVGAGLLAAPAHAAPSVDEIDAQIDKQWEQLEPTIENYNKVRAQLKVNKKKSADLEKKMVPLELESALAMNRVGDIAARYYMTGPSQEIGALLVSTKPGTLGEQLVILDRLAQQQRKQVAGVLAIRDKYNAQKQKLDALIATQTKQEQELAAKKKEINAEIKRLTAMLPKTSIRVDGCPSVDGVVSSAARTAIKTACAQVGDPYVWGATGPNAFDCSGLTQYAYKAAGISLTHFTGAQWKEGKAVSRSEARPGDLVFFYSDLHHVGLYLGDGLMVHAPRTGKPVQVTQISYMPVAGFRRPY, encoded by the coding sequence ATGCCTCCTGATCGTCACGCCCGGCGCCACCCCCCGCTTCGACCCACCGGAGCGCGCCGGATCGTACGTCGTCTCCTCACCCTGGTCGCGGCCGCCGCGGTCGGCGCCGGGCTGCTGGCGGCTCCGGCGCACGCGGCGCCGTCGGTGGACGAGATCGACGCACAGATCGACAAGCAGTGGGAACAGCTCGAACCCACCATCGAGAACTACAACAAGGTCCGGGCTCAGCTCAAGGTCAACAAGAAGAAGTCGGCGGACCTCGAGAAGAAGATGGTGCCGCTGGAGCTGGAGTCGGCCCTGGCGATGAACCGGGTCGGTGACATCGCCGCCCGCTACTACATGACGGGCCCCTCCCAGGAGATCGGCGCCCTGCTGGTGAGCACCAAGCCGGGCACCCTCGGCGAGCAGCTCGTCATCCTCGACCGGCTGGCCCAGCAGCAGCGCAAGCAGGTCGCCGGCGTGCTCGCCATCCGCGACAAGTACAACGCGCAGAAGCAGAAGCTGGACGCCCTGATCGCCACCCAGACCAAGCAGGAGCAGGAGCTGGCGGCGAAGAAGAAGGAGATCAACGCCGAGATCAAGCGGCTGACCGCGATGCTGCCGAAGACGTCGATCCGGGTCGACGGCTGCCCGAGCGTCGACGGCGTGGTGAGCAGCGCCGCGCGGACCGCGATCAAGACGGCCTGCGCCCAGGTCGGCGACCCGTACGTGTGGGGTGCCACCGGCCCGAACGCGTTCGACTGTTCCGGCCTCACCCAGTACGCCTACAAGGCGGCGGGCATCTCCCTGACCCACTTCACCGGCGCGCAGTGGAAGGAGGGCAAGGCGGTGAGCCGCAGCGAGGCTCGCCCCGGTGACCTGGTCTTCTTCTACAGCGACCTGCACCATGTCGGGCTCTATCTCGGCGACGGGCTGATGGTGCACGCGCCACGGACCGGCAAGCCGGTCCAGGTGACCCAGATCAGCTACATGCCGGTCGCCGGCTTCCGCCGGCCCTACTGA